Below is a window of Streptomyces genisteinicus DNA.
CAGGTCGTGTCCTGGATACACGCCCGGGTCGGCCCGGAGGAGATGCACGCCATCACCTTCTTCGGCGGCGATGCCGAGGGCCGGATCACCACGATCACGGACTTCTGGCCGGAGCCGTACGAACCGCCCGCGGGCAGGGAGCATCTCACCGAGCGCTACTGACACGCGCCGCACCCGGCGCCGGCACCCGCCGGCCCGCGGCCGAGCGTGCGCGCTACGCCGGGCCGCGTCCGCCCAGGGGAAGGCGGATCACGGCACGTCCGCCGCCGAGGTCCACCGTGGACCGGTTCGGCGGGGCGCCGTCCTCCTCGTCGTCCCGCAGCAGCAGGGCGCTCTGCCGTTCCCTGAGCTCGCTCTGCTTGCCCGGCGAGAACGTCGCGTGCAGCTGCTCGAAGCCGGTCGCCGACACCTGTCCGCGCCGTCGCCCGCGTCCCGTCGCGCGCAGCACCTGGTCGCCGAAGGCGATCGCCACCAGAAGGATCACCAGACCCGGGAGCGTCATGAAGACAGCGAATTCCATACCCTCAGTCTCCACACCGGACTGGATCCGCGTGGCCCACGGCGAGATCGGGCCCGGGAGCCGGGGGCCGGCCGCCGCACTCCGCGCCTGACTGCGCGAACGGGGCATCGACTGGATGCCCTTCGCCGCAGACGAGGTGCGCTGGGGACGTGCCTGCGCCCCCGGGGAGGACGGCCGGTGGCGCGGCTTCTTCTCCGTGGACGTGCGCGCCGGCGCGCTTCTCCCGCTCGGGCTGCATCCCGACGACCCTCTGGCCCGGCCCGGGGCGTCACCGCCCGCCTGGTGGCATGCCGCCGCCGAACGGGCTTTGACCGCCCACCGGTTCATCCGGCGGGATCCGCCGGCGTACCGCCCGGACGGGTGTCCGGTGCGCTGACCGGGACGGTGGGGAGCCGTCGAGGATCGGCGGCCCGGGTGATCGCGGTCTCGACCGCGCTCAGCCGGTCGGCGAGAAGTCCCAGCGCGGCGACGGCCTTCGTCAGAGGGTCGCCGTCGGGTCCGCCGAGGGCCTGGGCCCGGACGTACCCGGCTCTGATCTCCGACCAGCGGGCGGCCTGGGCCGCGGTGAGCCGCGAGCGCAGCCCCGCCAGCGCGAGCAGCGCCCCTTCCGCGCCGTTCGCCAGGGTCCGGGCCTCGCCCGCGTAGTGGTCGTCGACGACCGCCTCGAGTTCGGCATCGTTCATCACCGGGCTGATCCGCTCCACGATGCGGTTCATGTTGCGGTAGGAACCCTGGAGCCGGAACGGCGGCTCGCCCCGGGTGGCGTCGCTGCTCGCCGCCGAGGCGATGTACGCGCTGTTCACTGCGAGGACGGTGCGCCGTGCGGCGACCACATGGCGGAGGACGGCGAGCACCCGGTCCAGTTCGGCCGGCGCGTAGGGGTGCGCCAGCCGGTCCGCGCGGGCGGTGGCATCGCCCTCCGCGAGCCGGACGAGCAGTTCCACGTCGGCACGGTCGCGGCCGGCGAGGGGAGCGAGCACCGGATGGGAGGTGAGCGCGTTCTCCACGAAACTCAGGGCGAACACGTCCTCCTTGCCGGTCAGCACCTCGCCCAGGTCCCACACGTCGGCGCGGTTGGCGAGCATGTCGGGGATGCGGAAGCGCTGCCCCGACTCGGTGTACGGGTTGCCGGCCATGCACACGGCGAAGCGCTTGCCCCGCAGGTCGTACGTGCGGGCCCGCCCGTCCCACACGCCCTCCATGCGCCGCTGGGCGTCGCACAACGAGATGAACTTCTGGAGCAGTTCGGGGGAGACATGCTGGATGTCGTCGAGGTAGAGCAGCACGTTGCTGCCCGCCTCCAACGCGAAATTGATCTTCTCGACCTCCTGGCGCGCGGTCGCGTTCGGCGCCTGCGCCGGATCGAGCGATGTCACCGTGTGGCCGAGGGCGGGTCCGTTCACCCGGACGAGCGCGAGCCCGAGACGGTCCGCGACGTACTCGACCAGCGTCGTCTTGCCGTACCCGGGCGGCGACAGGAGCAGCAGCAGACCGTTGCTGTCGGTGCGCCGCGACTGCCCGGCGGCACCCATCTGCTTGGCCAGGCTGTCGCCGATCAGCGGCAGGTACACCTCGTCGACGAGCCGGTTGCGCACGAACGACGACATGACCCGCGGCCGGTGCTCGTCGAGGCGGAGCCGTTCGCGCTCGGCGGCGGCGAGCGCCGAGCGGCGCCGCTGGTAGTCCCGGAACCCGGGGGCGACGGACTCGCGGAAGTGCCGGGTCCGGGCGAGGAATTCGTCGAGGCGCACCGTCAGCACCCCTTTCTCCAGGCGCGGATGGTCCCCGAGCAGGCCCTCTACCCGTGCCGCCAGAGGGGCCCCGGAGGTGCGGCGGACCAGGTCGGGGCAGAGCTCGACGGCCGCGGCCTCGGCGAGATCCTCCGCGTCGGCGTCCGGACGCGTGGCATGCGCCCACGACGCCAGCCAGTTCTCGACCACCTGCCGGCGCGCGTCCAGGTCGTCGCCGAGCGCCTGCAGGTCCTGCGCGTACCCCGTGCCGTCCACCGAGCGGTGGAAGCCGTCCAGCGCCGCCCGCACCCGGGCGCCGATGACGAACCCCTCGGCCCCGGAAGCCAGTTCCTCGAAGAGGTAGTCGGCGGCGGGGCCCCCGCCGGGGCCCATTGCCTCGGCCAGCTCGGCGAGGAACGCGCCGATCGCGGGCGCGAGCCCGAAGGTGTCGCGCGCCCGCGCCAGCGCCACGGCCCGTCGGCTCCAGGCGGCCCGGGAGACGTCGTCGCAGCCGTGCGCCCAGAAGAGCTGGGCCGCCGCCCTGGCCCGCGGTGGGTGGCGCAGCAGCCCCGCTCCGGCGTGGAGGCGCACCACCTCCGTCAGGATCGACGCGGCGTCGTGGTCGTGCACACCGCGCTCGTAGCCCTCGTCGTAGGCCTCCTGTGCCGCGCGTCGCACCA
It encodes the following:
- a CDS encoding DUF6191 domain-containing protein — translated: MEFAVFMTLPGLVILLVAIAFGDQVLRATGRGRRRGQVSATGFEQLHATFSPGKQSELRERQSALLLRDDEEDGAPPNRSTVDLGGGRAVIRLPLGGRGPA